From the Planctomycetota bacterium genome, the window AAAACGCATCGACCACCGCCGCGGCGTCATTGGCGTTGCGTGCTCCCGGAATCACCGCGTCGGGGAGCCGAAAGTAGTTCGGATCGATGCCCACGCAGACGACGGAGTTCTTCTCACGGATGGCCGCGTGGAGGCGGTCGGGGAACGTCATGCCGGCACCGTAGCGGGAGCGGGTTTGGGCTCAACGTCCGGCGGATTCGCCGTCACGTCGACGGTCGTGGTGGGCCCAAGCTTTGGCATCAGGAACCACAGCACCACGCCCGCCGCCGCAAGCAGGAGTCCCACGACCATGCTGAACGAGAAGCTTCCGATCACGGTCGGCTCGCGACGAATCGTCTCGAGCAAGAACCGGCTCGACCCGAGCAAAATCATCATCAAAGCCAACCCCCGGCCGGCTTGGTGCGGGACGTGGAAGAACGCAATGAGGACCGCCGTCAGAAAGAACGCGTTGGCCGAGGAGTAGAGCTGCGTGGGATGAACTGGCAGGGAGTGAAAGTCGGCCTTGAGCCGCTCGGCGGCCGCGGGGTTGATTGCTTCGAGCGCCGCCAGTTGTGGCCCTGGAGGTGCGACAAGCCCGGCTTCGACATGATCCATGTGGGCCGGCGAGCCGTACGGAAACTCGATCGCCCAAGGCAGGTCACACACGCCGCCCCAGCAGCAGCCGTGGAGCAAACACCCGATCCGCCCGAACGCCAGCCCGAGCACGATGCAGGGAGCCGCCACGTCCATCCCGAGCTTGAGCGGGACTTTTTTCCAGACCGCGTAAGCGATGGTCACCAGCGCGGCGAATATCAACCCGCCGAAAAACGTGAGGCCGCCGCTGGTGAGGTTGATCGCGTCGAAGAAGTTGGCACCGAACGAGCGTGTGGGATCGGTGAACTTGTCGAGGTTCTCGAAGATGTGCGAGAGACGTGCGCCGACGATGCCGGAAAACACCGCGAGCAGGGCGGCGTTCTGAAAAAAGTCCGGATCGATCCCGACCTTCGGCGCGAGCCATTTCGACAAACCCATCGCGGAAAAGACGCCAAGCACGAGCATGAGCCCGTACCCGTAGATCGGCAGGTCCAGGAACGGGATGCGAAACAGAACGTCTTGCACGCAAAAGCGTAGGCGTCAATCGCGGATGACCAAGTTGTCGATCAGTCGGGTTTTCCCGATGCGGGCCGCGACGACCATGATCGTCGGCCCATCCACGGCGAGCCTCGGCTCGAGCGTGCGGGGATCGACCGCTTGAACGTAGTCGATCGAGACGGGGATGTGGCCGAGGTTGTCGCCCTGTTCGACCGAACCCCTGGCCATGATCGCGTTGCGGACGGTGGACTCGAGCCGATTGGTTTGTTCGATGCCGGACTCGTACTCGGCTTTAGCCGTGCGCAGCCCGCCGATGATCGACAGGGCACGCCGCCGCTCGTCGGGCGCGAGGTAGACGTTGCGGCTGCTCAGCGCCAGCCCGTCGCTTTCGCGAACGGTCGGCTCGCCGACGATTTGCACGGGCACGTCCAGTGCCTCGACCATCGCTTCGATCACGCGGAGTTGTTGGAAATCCTTACGCCCGAACACCGCCACGGTCGGCCGGACGATATTGAACAGCTTGAGCACGACCTGGCACACACCGCGAAAGTGGCCGGGCCGATGGCGACCTTCCAGCTTGCCGGTCAACTCGGGCAGATCGACGATCGTGTCGAGCGTGCCGGTCGGGTATATCTCCTGTGGCGACGGGTTAAGCACCAGATCAACACCCTCGGCGTCGCACTTGGCCAGGTCGGCTTTGATCGGACGCGGATATTGGCTCAGGTCCTCGTTCGCCCCGAACTGCGTCGGATTCACGAAAATAC encodes:
- a CDS encoding prolipoprotein diacylglyceryl transferase — its product is MQDVLFRIPFLDLPIYGYGLMLVLGVFSAMGLSKWLAPKVGIDPDFFQNAALLAVFSGIVGARLSHIFENLDKFTDPTRSFGANFFDAINLTSGGLTFFGGLIFAALVTIAYAVWKKVPLKLGMDVAAPCIVLGLAFGRIGCLLHGCCWGGVCDLPWAIEFPYGSPAHMDHVEAGLVAPPGPQLAALEAINPAAAERLKADFHSLPVHPTQLYSSANAFFLTAVLIAFFHVPHQAGRGLALMMILLGSSRFLLETIRREPTVIGSFSFSMVVGLLLAAAGVVLWFLMPKLGPTTTVDVTANPPDVEPKPAPATVPA
- the panC gene encoding pantoate--beta-alanine ligase is translated as MQVAEKIAEFRRLRAECGNVAFVPTMGALHEGHLALIRAAKTHAATVAVSIFVNPTQFGANEDLSQYPRPIKADLAKCDAEGVDLVLNPSPQEIYPTGTLDTIVDLPELTGKLEGRHRPGHFRGVCQVVLKLFNIVRPTVAVFGRKDFQQLRVIEAMVEALDVPVQIVGEPTVRESDGLALSSRNVYLAPDERRRALSIIGGLRTAKAEYESGIEQTNRLESTVRNAIMARGSVEQGDNLGHIPVSIDYVQAVDPRTLEPRLAVDGPTIMVVAARIGKTRLIDNLVIRD